In Frondihabitans sp. PAMC 28766, a genomic segment contains:
- a CDS encoding type II 3-dehydroquinate dehydratase: MTTVLVVVGPDIGRRGLRLPGGAAAGQGSGANESVAELRRGLEGLDGLVDVAVDFRQTDDEAELITWLHQAADDGWGVVLDPGGFTHYSYALRDAAALVVDTGLPLIEVHLANPASRDDFRAAGVISAVSTGIIAGLGVDSYRLAVRAAAERVQLRAAAAAPAAPSAG; this comes from the coding sequence GTGACGACCGTCCTCGTGGTCGTCGGCCCCGACATCGGGCGGCGGGGCCTACGTCTGCCCGGCGGCGCGGCCGCCGGGCAGGGCTCCGGTGCGAACGAGTCGGTGGCCGAGCTCCGCCGCGGCCTCGAAGGGCTCGACGGCCTCGTCGACGTCGCCGTCGACTTCCGGCAGACCGACGACGAGGCCGAACTCATCACGTGGCTGCACCAGGCGGCCGACGACGGCTGGGGCGTCGTGCTCGACCCGGGCGGGTTCACGCACTACTCGTACGCGCTGCGCGACGCGGCAGCCCTGGTGGTCGACACCGGCCTGCCGCTGATCGAAGTCCACCTCGCCAACCCGGCGTCGCGCGACGACTTCCGCGCCGCCGGCGTCATCTCGGCCGTGTCGACTGGCATCATCGCGGGTCTCGGCGTCGACTCCTACCGCCTCGCCGTGCGTGCCGCCGCCGAGCGTGTGCAGTTGCGCGCCGCGGCCGCCGCTCCCGCCGCGCCTTCGGCCGGCTGA
- the aroB gene encoding 3-dehydroquinate synthase, with protein MTDAPAAAPLDAGAPTVGVPTTVISVSGAAPYDVLVGRGLVAELPDVLGPKVKKVLIVHAPPLGAKAEQLRTSLVAAGYEALMAEVPDAEAGKRVEVAAFCWQILGQADFTRTDAVVGLGGGATTDLAGFVAATWLRGVKLVQIPTTVLGMVDASVGGKTGINTNEGKNLVGSFYAPAGVLADLDLLDGLARNEILAGFAEIVKAGFIAEPEILDIIEASVDRVVDPTTPEFRRVVELSIALKARVVGEDFTEAGLREILNYGHTLGHAIEHAERYQWRHGTAVSIGMVFVAELSRLAGRLSDEVVDRHRSILTSLGLPISYPTGRWSTLLATMQRDKKARAGHLRFIVLDDIARPTVLEAPDNSLLFAAYQEIGS; from the coding sequence ATGACCGACGCCCCCGCCGCAGCGCCACTCGATGCCGGCGCCCCCACGGTGGGCGTGCCCACCACCGTCATCTCCGTCTCGGGTGCGGCCCCGTACGACGTGCTCGTCGGCCGCGGCCTCGTCGCCGAGCTTCCCGACGTGCTCGGGCCGAAGGTCAAGAAGGTGCTGATCGTACACGCGCCGCCCCTCGGCGCGAAAGCCGAACAGCTGCGCACCAGCCTCGTCGCCGCCGGCTACGAGGCGCTCATGGCCGAGGTGCCCGACGCCGAGGCCGGCAAGCGGGTCGAGGTGGCTGCCTTCTGCTGGCAGATCCTGGGCCAGGCCGACTTCACCCGCACCGACGCAGTCGTCGGGCTCGGCGGGGGAGCGACCACCGACCTCGCGGGCTTCGTCGCTGCGACCTGGCTGCGCGGCGTGAAGCTCGTGCAGATCCCCACCACGGTGCTCGGCATGGTCGACGCGAGTGTCGGCGGCAAAACCGGCATCAACACGAACGAGGGCAAGAACCTCGTCGGCTCGTTCTACGCACCGGCCGGTGTGCTGGCCGACCTCGACCTGCTCGACGGGCTCGCGCGCAACGAGATCCTGGCCGGGTTCGCTGAGATCGTGAAGGCCGGTTTCATCGCCGAGCCCGAGATCCTCGACATCATCGAGGCCTCCGTCGATCGGGTAGTCGACCCCACCACGCCTGAGTTCCGTCGCGTCGTCGAGCTCTCGATCGCGCTCAAGGCGCGGGTGGTCGGCGAGGACTTCACCGAGGCCGGGCTCCGCGAGATCCTGAATTACGGCCACACCCTCGGGCACGCGATCGAGCACGCCGAGAGATACCAGTGGCGCCACGGGACCGCCGTGTCGATCGGCATGGTCTTCGTCGCCGAGCTGTCGCGGCTCGCAGGGCGGCTCTCCGACGAGGTCGTCGACCGGCACCGCAGCATCCTGACCTCGCTCGGCTTGCCGATCAGCTACCCGACCGGCCGCTGGTCGACGCTTCTCGCCACGATGCAGCGCGACAAGAAGGCGCGCGCCGGGCACCTCCGGTTCATCGTGCTCGACGACATCGCCCGGCCGACCGTGCTCGAGGCGCCCGACAACAGCCTGCTCTTCGCGGCCTACCAAGAGATCGGCTCGTGA
- a CDS encoding shikimate kinase has translation MAERTTRPVVVIGPMGAGKSSVGKKLAKALGRSFVDTDRVFVREHGVIADFFEAHGEERFREVEHEVVSKALQDAETVVSVGGGAVLHPDTRSRLQTAHVVLLTVTPEAVTSRITGRDRPLLHHDGLTAWKEIADRRAPIYASLADFTVDTSNRPIAHVVDDIVRWVGTDQP, from the coding sequence ATGGCCGAGCGCACCACCCGGCCCGTCGTCGTGATCGGCCCCATGGGCGCGGGCAAGTCGAGCGTCGGCAAAAAGCTGGCAAAGGCTCTCGGGCGCAGCTTCGTCGACACCGACCGCGTCTTCGTGCGCGAGCACGGCGTCATCGCCGACTTCTTCGAGGCCCACGGCGAAGAGCGCTTCCGCGAGGTCGAGCACGAGGTGGTGTCGAAGGCGTTGCAGGATGCCGAGACGGTCGTCTCGGTCGGCGGCGGCGCCGTCCTGCATCCTGACACCCGCTCTCGGCTGCAGACTGCTCACGTAGTGCTCCTCACCGTCACCCCCGAGGCCGTCACGAGCAGGATCACCGGCAGAGACCGCCCGCTCCTGCACCACGACGGTCTCACCGCCTGGAAGGAGATCGCCGACCGGCGAGCTCCGATCTACGCCTCCCTCGCCGACTTCACGGTCGACACCTCGAACAGGCCCATCGCCCATGTCGTCGACGACATCGTGCGCTGGGTCGGAACGGACCAGCCATGA
- the aroC gene encoding chorismate synthase, with product MLRWLTAGESHGPELIAVLEGLPAGVPVLLDDIQADLARRKLGYGRGSRMKFEQDELHISGGVIHGRSIGSPIALRVGNTEWPKWEEVMNSQPVEVSEASRGRSAPLTRPRPGHADLVGMQKYGFDSARPILERASARETAARVALGAIAKSFLAELGIELVSHTLSIGPVRVPEGRPLPTLDDVEALDADPLRCFDGETSALMVAEVDEAKKDGDTLGGIVEVLAYNVPPGLGSHVQWDRKLDAKLAEALMSIQAIKGVEIGDGFLTTTRRGSKAHDALLQTGQGIARETDRAGGTEGGMSTGTVLRVRAGMKPIATVPHALPTVDVATGETASAHHQRSDVCAVPAAGVVAEAMVALVLANAVVEKFGGDSIDETSRNLTSYLDAIPDLLTTTAESTVAAGTGVAAASL from the coding sequence ATGCTTCGTTGGTTGACCGCGGGTGAGTCTCATGGCCCCGAACTCATTGCCGTTCTCGAGGGCCTGCCCGCCGGCGTGCCCGTGCTCCTCGACGACATCCAGGCCGACCTGGCCCGGCGCAAGCTCGGCTACGGCCGCGGCTCGCGCATGAAGTTCGAGCAAGACGAACTGCACATCTCGGGTGGTGTCATCCACGGCCGCTCGATCGGCAGCCCCATCGCCCTCCGCGTCGGCAACACCGAATGGCCGAAGTGGGAAGAGGTCATGAACTCGCAGCCCGTCGAGGTGAGCGAGGCCTCCCGGGGTCGCAGCGCACCGCTCACGCGCCCGCGCCCCGGCCACGCCGACCTCGTCGGCATGCAGAAGTACGGCTTCGACTCGGCCCGCCCCATCCTCGAGCGCGCCAGCGCCCGCGAGACCGCCGCGCGCGTCGCCCTCGGCGCCATCGCGAAGTCGTTCCTGGCCGAGCTCGGCATCGAACTCGTCAGCCACACCCTCTCGATCGGGCCCGTCCGCGTGCCCGAGGGGCGTCCCCTGCCGACCCTCGACGACGTCGAAGCACTCGACGCCGACCCGTTGCGCTGCTTCGACGGCGAGACGAGCGCCCTCATGGTCGCCGAAGTCGACGAGGCGAAGAAAGACGGCGACACCCTCGGCGGCATCGTCGAGGTGCTCGCCTACAACGTCCCCCCGGGGCTCGGCTCGCACGTGCAGTGGGATCGCAAGCTCGACGCCAAGCTCGCCGAGGCGCTGATGAGCATCCAGGCGATCAAAGGCGTCGAGATCGGCGACGGATTCCTCACCACGACACGCCGCGGCTCGAAGGCGCACGACGCGCTGCTCCAGACCGGGCAGGGCATCGCCCGCGAGACCGATCGCGCCGGCGGCACCGAGGGTGGCATGTCGACGGGTACCGTGCTGCGCGTCCGCGCCGGCATGAAGCCGATCGCGACCGTGCCGCACGCCCTGCCGACCGTCGACGTCGCCACGGGCGAGACCGCCAGCGCCCACCACCAGCGCTCCGACGTCTGCGCCGTGCCGGCTGCCGGCGTCGTGGCCGAGGCGATGGTCGCACTCGTGCTCGCCAACGCCGTCGTCGAGAAGTTCGGCGGCGATTCGATCGACGAGACCAGCCGCAACCTCACCTCCTACCTCGACGCGATCCCCGACCTGCTCACCACGACCGCCGAGTCCACCGTCGCCGCCGGCACCGGAGTCGCTGCGGCCTCGCTCTGA
- the mltG gene encoding endolytic transglycosylase MltG, producing MLVVVLGGGTAGGYTLWHQYGPSVSALFGKKPTDDYTGSGNGKKVDFTIVSGDIGETIAAKLAKADITKSSEAPYKLLLADQNIQFQPGTYSMFEHMSAQSAISRLQEPSTLITTKLVIPEGTTLKGIVSLMASVTKIPTATVQAAANDYKSYGLPSNATSLEGYLFPATYDLQPHKTAHDYFADMVAVMKQHLAADGVAPANYEHTIIFASLIQKEAGLAADYPKVARVFQNRLDQGMLLQSDATVAYGAGTTNSVTTTDAQRADASNPYNTYVHKGLPVGPISNPGDIALNAALHPAAGDWLYFVTVNLETGQTVFSATYAEHQQAVAQFQTWLRAHPSYQ from the coding sequence GTGCTCGTCGTCGTGCTCGGCGGCGGCACCGCCGGCGGCTACACCCTCTGGCACCAGTACGGCCCGAGCGTGAGCGCCCTCTTCGGCAAGAAGCCGACCGACGACTACACCGGCTCGGGCAACGGCAAGAAGGTCGACTTCACGATCGTGTCGGGCGACATCGGCGAGACGATCGCCGCGAAGCTGGCGAAGGCCGACATCACCAAGTCGTCGGAGGCGCCCTACAAGCTGCTGCTGGCCGATCAGAACATCCAGTTCCAGCCGGGCACCTACTCGATGTTCGAGCACATGAGCGCGCAGTCGGCGATCAGCCGGCTGCAAGAGCCGTCGACCCTCATCACGACCAAGCTCGTGATCCCCGAGGGCACGACCCTGAAGGGCATCGTCAGCCTCATGGCGTCGGTGACGAAGATCCCGACGGCCACCGTCCAGGCCGCGGCGAACGACTACAAGTCGTACGGTCTGCCGTCGAATGCCACGAGCCTCGAGGGCTACCTCTTCCCCGCGACCTACGACCTCCAACCGCACAAGACGGCGCACGACTATTTCGCCGACATGGTCGCTGTGATGAAACAGCATCTCGCGGCCGACGGCGTCGCCCCGGCCAACTACGAGCACACGATCATCTTCGCGTCGCTCATCCAGAAGGAGGCCGGCCTCGCCGCCGACTACCCGAAGGTGGCGCGCGTCTTCCAGAACCGCCTCGACCAGGGCATGCTGCTGCAGTCCGACGCCACCGTCGCCTACGGCGCCGGCACGACGAACAGCGTGACGACGACCGACGCGCAACGCGCGGACGCGAGCAACCCCTACAACACGTACGTGCACAAGGGGCTGCCCGTCGGGCCGATCTCGAATCCTGGTGACATCGCCTTGAACGCCGCCCTCCACCCGGCCGCTGGCGACTGGCTCTACTTCGTGACCGTCAACCTCGAGACCGGCCAGACCGTGTTCTCGGCCACCTACGCCGAGCACCAGCAGGCCGTGGCGCAGTTCCAAACCTGGCTTCGGGCGCACCCTTCGTACCAGTAG
- the ruvX gene encoding Holliday junction resolvase RuvX, translating into MGVDVGKVRIGVARTDPDGLIATPIETVQRSGETGDDMRRILSHVAELDAVEIVVGLPLSLSGGDTPSTGDARGFADRLAAAAAPIPVRLVDERLSTVTAQSALRAAGRSSRKQRSVVDQVAAVIIVQHAIDLERSSGRPPGLLVDAPAPPDERR; encoded by the coding sequence GTGGGAGTCGACGTCGGCAAGGTGCGCATCGGTGTGGCCCGGACCGACCCGGACGGCCTGATCGCGACGCCCATCGAGACCGTGCAGCGTTCAGGTGAGACCGGTGACGACATGCGTCGCATCCTGTCGCACGTGGCCGAGCTCGACGCCGTCGAGATCGTCGTCGGGCTGCCGCTCTCGCTCTCGGGCGGCGACACTCCGTCGACAGGAGACGCCCGTGGATTCGCGGATCGCCTGGCTGCCGCCGCGGCACCGATCCCCGTGCGGCTCGTCGACGAGCGGTTGTCGACGGTGACGGCTCAGAGCGCCCTCCGCGCGGCGGGGCGATCGTCGAGGAAGCAGCGGTCCGTTGTGGACCAGGTGGCCGCTGTTATCATCGTGCAGCACGCCATCGACCTCGAACGATCGAGCGGACGTCCACCGGGCCTCCTCGTCGATGCACCGGCGCCCCCCGACGAAAGACGATGA